A portion of the Moraxella ovis genome contains these proteins:
- the cas2 gene encoding CRISPR-associated endonuclease Cas2 produces the protein MIIVSYDISDNKVRGRFAKFLMQYGDRLQYSVYEIQNSERILNIIIEKIKAEFEPLFTGADSVIIFRFTEREVLRFGHAKHRNEDLLIL, from the coding sequence ATGATAATCGTCAGTTATGATATCAGTGATAATAAGGTGCGTGGACGATTTGCCAAATTTTTAATGCAATATGGCGATAGATTGCAATATTCGGTGTATGAAATCCAAAACAGCGAACGCATTTTAAATATCATCATCGAAAAAATAAAAGCAGAATTTGAGCCTTTATTTACAGGGGCGGACAGTGTCATTATTTTTCGATTTACAGAACGTGAAGTATTAAGGTTTGGCCATGCCAAACATCGCAATGAGGATTTGTTGATTTTATAA
- the cas12a gene encoding type V CRISPR-associated protein Cas12a/Cpf1, which yields MNELINSHHNQHCHKSERIAKLRPLHKQILSDGMGVSFLPSKFADDSEMCQAVNEFYRHYADVFAKVQSLFDGFDDHQKDGIYVEHKNLNELSKQAFGDFALLGRVLDGYYVDVVNPEFNDKFAKAKTDNTKAKLTKEKDKFIKGVHSLASLEQAIEHYTARHDDESVQAGKLGQYFKHGLAGVDNPIQKIHNNHSTIKGFLERERPAGERALPKIKSDKSPEIRQLKELLDNALNVVHFTKLLTTKTTLDNQDGNFYGEFGVLYDELAKTPTLYNKVRDYLSQKPFSTEKYKLNFGNPTLLNGWDLNKEKDNFGVILQKDGCYYLALLDKAHKKVFDNAPNTGKNVYQKMIYKLLPGPNKMLPKVFFAKSNLDYYNPSAELLDKYAQGTHKKGDNFNLKDCHALIDFFKAGINKHPEWQHFGFKFSPTSSYQDLSDFYREVEPQGYQVKFVDINADYIDELVEQGQLYLFQIYNKDFSPKAHGKPNLHTLYFKALFSEDNLANPIYKLNGEAQIFYRKASLDMNETTIHCAGEVLENKNPDNPKKRQFVYDIIKDKRYTQDKFMLHVPITMNFGVQGMTIKEFNKKVNQSIQQYDEVNVIGIDRGERHLLYLTVINSKGEILEQRSLNDITTASVNGTQMTTPYHKILDKREIERLNARVGWGEIETIKELKSGYLSHVVHQISQLMLKYNAIVVLEDLNFGFKRGRFKVEKQIYQNFENALIKKLNHLVLKDKADDEIGSYKNALQLTNNFTDLKSIGKQTGFLFYVPAWNTSKIDPETGFVDLLKPRYENIAQSQAFFGKFDKICYNADRGYFEFHIDYAKFTDKAKNSRQIWKICSHGDKRYVYDKTANQNKGATIGVNVNDELKSLFTRYHINDKQPNLVMDICQNNDKEFHKLLMYLLKTLLALRYSNASSDEDFILSPVANDEGVFFNSALADDTQPQNADANGAYHIALKGLWVLEQIKNSDDLNKVKLAIDNQTWLNFAQNR from the coding sequence ATCAATGAGCTTATCAATAGTCATCACAACCAACATTGCCACAAATCCGAACGTATCGCCAAATTACGCCCCCTACACAAACAAATCCTAAGCGACGGCATGGGTGTGTCATTTTTGCCAAGCAAATTTGCCGATGATAGCGAGATGTGCCAAGCGGTCAATGAATTTTACCGCCATTATGCTGATGTTTTTGCCAAGGTGCAAAGCTTGTTTGATGGGTTTGATGACCATCAAAAGGACGGCATTTATGTTGAGCATAAAAATTTAAATGAACTATCCAAGCAGGCATTTGGTGATTTTGCCTTGTTGGGTCGGGTGCTGGACGGCTATTATGTGGATGTGGTGAATCCAGAGTTTAACGATAAATTTGCCAAAGCCAAAACCGACAATACCAAAGCAAAACTGACAAAAGAAAAAGACAAATTCATCAAAGGCGTGCATTCCTTGGCAAGCCTTGAGCAGGCGATAGAGCATTATACTGCTAGGCATGATGATGAGTCTGTGCAGGCGGGCAAACTTGGACAGTATTTCAAACACGGTCTGGCAGGCGTGGATAATCCAATCCAAAAAATACACAACAACCACAGCACCATTAAGGGTTTTTTGGAGCGTGAACGTCCAGCAGGCGAGCGAGCATTGCCCAAAATTAAGTCAGACAAAAGCCCTGAAATCAGGCAACTAAAAGAGCTGCTAGACAACGCTCTAAACGTGGTGCATTTTACCAAGTTATTAACGACCAAAACCACGCTAGACAACCAAGACGGCAATTTTTATGGTGAGTTTGGGGTGTTGTATGATGAGCTTGCCAAGACTCCCACGCTTTATAACAAAGTGCGTGATTATCTGTCGCAAAAGCCATTTAGCACCGAAAAATACAAATTAAACTTTGGCAATCCGACATTATTAAATGGGTGGGATTTGAATAAAGAAAAAGATAATTTTGGGGTTATCTTACAAAAAGACGGCTGTTATTATTTGGCGTTATTAGATAAAGCTCATAAAAAAGTATTTGATAATGCTCCAAATACAGGCAAAAATGTTTATCAAAAAATGATTTATAAATTATTGCCCGGACCTAATAAAATGCTACCCAAAGTATTTTTTGCCAAGAGTAATTTGGATTATTATAACCCTTCTGCTGAACTACTGGATAAATATGCACAAGGCACGCACAAAAAAGGCGATAATTTTAATCTAAAAGACTGCCATGCGTTGATTGATTTTTTTAAGGCGGGTATTAATAAACATCCAGAATGGCAACATTTTGGTTTTAAATTTTCGCCAACCAGTAGCTATCAGGATTTAAGTGATTTTTATAGAGAAGTCGAACCACAAGGTTATCAAGTAAAATTTGTGGATATCAACGCCGATTATATTGACGAGTTGGTTGAACAAGGTCAGTTGTATTTATTCCAGATTTATAATAAAGATTTCTCGCCCAAGGCTCACGGTAAGCCCAATTTGCATACTTTGTATTTTAAGGCGTTGTTTAGCGAAGATAATCTTGCCAATCCAATTTATAAATTAAATGGCGAGGCACAGATATTTTATCGTAAGGCGTCTTTGGATATGAATGAAACCACCATTCATTGTGCAGGTGAGGTATTAGAAAATAAAAATCCTGATAATCCCAAAAAGCGTCAATTTGTCTATGACATCATCAAAGATAAACGCTATACCCAAGATAAGTTTATGCTACATGTGCCTATTACCATGAATTTTGGTGTACAGGGCATGACGATTAAAGAATTTAATAAAAAAGTTAATCAAAGCATACAGCAATATGATGAGGTGAATGTCATAGGCATAGACCGTGGCGAGCGACATTTACTATATCTGACAGTGATTAATAGCAAAGGCGAAATCTTAGAACAGCGTAGTCTCAATGACATCACTACCGCATCGGTAAATGGCACACAAATGACCACGCCTTATCATAAGATACTGGACAAGAGAGAAATAGAACGCCTAAATGCTCGTGTCGGTTGGGGTGAGATTGAGACCATAAAAGAGCTAAAATCGGGCTATCTAAGCCATGTGGTACATCAAATCAGCCAGCTTATGCTTAAATATAATGCCATTGTGGTGTTAGAGGATTTAAATTTTGGGTTTAAGCGTGGTCGCTTTAAGGTGGAAAAACAAATTTACCAAAACTTTGAAAATGCTCTAATCAAAAAGCTAAACCATTTGGTATTAAAAGATAAGGCAGATGATGAGATTGGTTCATATAAAAATGCCCTGCAATTGACCAATAATTTTACTGATCTAAAAAGCATTGGCAAACAAACAGGCTTTTTATTCTATGTGCCTGCATGGAATACCAGTAAAATAGACCCTGAAACGGGCTTTGTGGATTTGTTAAAACCACGTTATGAAAATATCGCTCAGTCGCAAGCGTTTTTTGGTAAATTTGATAAGATTTGTTATAACGCAGATAGGGGTTATTTTGAATTTCATATTGATTATGCCAAATTTACTGACAAAGCCAAAAACTCTCGCCAAATATGGAAGATTTGCTCGCATGGCGATAAACGCTATGTGTATGACAAAACCGCCAATCAAAATAAAGGGGCGACCATTGGTGTTAATGTCAATGATGAATTAAAATCGCTATTTACTCGCTATCACATCAATGACAAACAGCCAAATCTGGTTATGGATATTTGCCAAAATAACGATAAAGAATTTCATAAATTGCTGATGTATCTATTAAAGACATTGCTTGCATTACGATATAGTAACGCCAGTAGCGATGAAGATTTTATTCTATCGCCTGTGGCAAATGATGAGGGTGTGTTTTTTAATTCGGCATTGGCGGATGATACACAGCCACAAAATGCGGATGCCAATGGGGCATATCATATCGCATTAAAGGGTTTGTGGGTGCTAGAACAAATCAAAAACAGTGATGATTTGAATAAAGTCAAACTTGCCATTGACAATCAAACATGGTTAAACTTCGCTCAAAACCGCTAA
- the cas4 gene encoding type V CRISPR-associated protein Cas4, with the protein MEYHTLNISQLNDFIFCPYSIYLHNVYQALDDDTYHDTPQVKGKIAHEGVDNGTYSTKKTVITAMAVHSDKYGLTGKIDQYFADSKKLIERKRTIKTIYDGYKLQLYAQYFCLVEMGFEVDYLGFYSMTDNKSHALALPDDEIIDWFENHLYKIRHYNPMTDDIYINTNKCTHCIYQPLCDKTD; encoded by the coding sequence ATGGAATATCATACGTTAAATATCAGTCAATTAAATGATTTTATTTTTTGTCCCTATTCTATTTATCTACATAACGTCTATCAGGCATTGGATGATGATACATATCATGATACGCCACAAGTCAAAGGCAAAATCGCTCATGAGGGCGTGGATAATGGCACATACAGCACCAAAAAGACCGTTATCACTGCCATGGCGGTGCATTCGGATAAATATGGCTTGACAGGTAAAATTGACCAATATTTTGCCGATAGCAAAAAACTCATCGAACGCAAACGCACGATTAAAACGATTTATGACGGTTATAAATTGCAGCTTTATGCCCAGTATTTTTGTTTGGTAGAAATGGGGTTTGAAGTGGATTATTTGGGTTTTTATTCGATGACGGATAATAAAAGCCACGCTTTGGCGTTGCCTGATGATGAGATTATTGATTGGTTTGAAAATCATTTGTATAAAATACGTCATTATAATCCCATGACTGATGATATTTACATTAATACCAATAAATGCACTCATTGTATTTATCAGCCTTTGTGTGATAAGACGGACTAA
- the cas1 gene encoding type V CRISPR-associated endonuclease Cas1, with protein sequence MLSISDIKEKQMILLNNLEGGYHLCISQGNIIIKNKDSDETLTKITRHKAMALMIIGYCTLTNVLIEFCQKYGIALILLNSRLRPILFVSSFGEANYLLRQKQYAIGDNQALNFAKHFIEQKANNSITLLKGIRKKDDELRQMIETLADYQRRIDQTKRLDELMGIEGNIAKSYFKYHFGQLKHTSWQGRKPRLKIDPVNVVLDMGYTLLFNYIEINLRLFGFDVYKGMLHQLWYKRKSLVCDLVEPFRCIVDKQVLTSFNLGQFKTEHFNQIKMQYQLKTEHQRIYNAILMQAIITHKVPIFFYIRDFYRAYMKYADKDMAFDELVLMLPSFDMQANGGDI encoded by the coding sequence ATGCTTAGCATTTCGGACATCAAAGAAAAACAGATGATATTATTAAATAACTTAGAGGGCGGCTATCATCTTTGTATCTCGCAAGGCAATATCATCATCAAAAACAAGGACAGCGATGAGACATTAACCAAAATCACCCGCCATAAAGCCATGGCTCTGATGATTATTGGGTATTGTACGCTGACCAATGTGTTGATTGAATTTTGTCAAAAATATGGCATTGCCTTGATTTTGTTAAATTCAAGATTAAGACCGATTTTATTTGTCAGCTCTTTTGGTGAGGCAAATTATCTATTAAGACAAAAGCAATATGCCATTGGAGATAATCAAGCCTTAAATTTTGCCAAACATTTCATAGAACAAAAAGCCAATAATTCTATCACTTTATTAAAAGGCATTCGTAAAAAAGACGATGAATTACGCCAAATGATAGAGACATTGGCTGATTATCAAAGGCGGATTGATCAAACCAAACGTTTGGATGAATTAATGGGTATAGAGGGTAATATTGCCAAAAGTTATTTTAAATATCATTTTGGGCAATTAAAACATACCTCTTGGCAAGGCAGAAAACCACGCCTAAAAATAGACCCTGTTAATGTTGTTCTGGATATGGGCTATACGCTATTATTTAATTATATAGAGATAAATTTGAGATTATTTGGTTTTGATGTTTACAAAGGCATGCTTCATCAGCTTTGGTATAAAAGAAAATCTCTGGTATGTGATTTGGTTGAACCATTTCGCTGTATCGTGGATAAGCAGGTATTAACATCATTTAATCTTGGGCAATTTAAAACAGAGCATTTTAATCAAATAAAAATGCAATACCAACTAAAAACTGAACATCAAAGAATTTATAACGCCATTTTAATGCAGGCAATCATCACCCATAAAGTGCCAATATTTTTTTATATCAGGGATTTTTATCGTGCCTATATGAAATATGCTGATAAAGATATGGCGTTTGACGAATTGGTTTTGATGTTGCCAAGTTTTGACATGCAAGCAAATGGAGGAGATATATGA